A DNA window from Bacteroides cellulosilyticus contains the following coding sequences:
- a CDS encoding SusC/RagA family TonB-linked outer membrane protein — MRALTNIKRKIGRFVGISALLLVVGVAHAQQTKSIQGLVLDETNQPLIGATVRVTNSTVNGGITDVDGVFKLDNVRTGDTLKVSYIGYQDYRQVVKASDNFFRISLSPDETQLEEVVVVGYGQQKKASVVGAIATVSVKELKQSPVSNVSNALAGRLPGLITVQRSGEPGADQATLYIRGISTFGSGQDPLILIDGIDRGKEGLAMMESSEIENISILKDASATAVYGVRGANGVVLVTTRRGTVGKPVISFSADFGLQSPSSMPELVGAYDMAVLTNEALVNNGQSPKYSQDQLNIYKSGGGNPFLYPDINWFDEVLKKNAYMQQYNASITGGSEKMQYFVSANVLRQEGIFRRGAYNDNYSTNVSYTKYNFRSNLDFQLNNVISAKLTLAGVIGDKRRPSSGVNSIFERARVASPNVTPIRNPDGTWGAPPTTNHNVLAHLVSHGYSKEAESAITATLGASADLSEWVKGLSVNVDFSFDFDNLYTYDHRKDDDMFTFGPNVETYPHMVIGSPLGFGGNINSYNTRYVIEPSIRYNNTFGSDKQHAVSGLILMNAQENTVRDQEVAYRRLGIVGRVTYGYRDKYLAEVNAGYNGSENFAPGNRFGFFPSASVGWVFTEEDWFKSNKVLDYMKLRASYGMVGNDNIGGERFFYESRWGGGGDAKFGINKGGTGNGGGLKEVRNGNPGLTWETAHKFNFGFDSRWFNNRFEWTTDVFYEKRTNILTNIDIVPATYGGPAITANAGKVENKGIELDGTWHERLNKNFDYFVGGMFSFARNKILERPETPRAYPYLQQVGYRVGQARGFIAEGLFQSEEEILRSPAQFGPLYPGNIKYADINGDGVIDDNDQHPIGFTNVPEIMYSVKMGFKYKNFDFSCLFQGAANVNYDFRTGANMPFNNENSTPIVEWLDRWTPENRDASLPRLIPAIGSTGNDGNRSSTFWLKNGNYIRLKNIEIGYTLPDSWMKAIRGTDARLYVNGINLVTWDKVPVYDPENTNASYPLMKVVNVGVKVSF; from the coding sequence ATGAGAGCACTAACAAATATAAAAAGAAAAATTGGACGGTTTGTGGGCATAAGCGCATTGCTGCTTGTAGTTGGCGTAGCCCATGCGCAGCAGACCAAATCAATCCAAGGTTTGGTGTTGGATGAAACCAATCAACCATTGATTGGTGCCACAGTTCGAGTAACTAACAGTACGGTTAATGGTGGAATCACCGATGTGGATGGGGTATTCAAATTGGATAATGTACGAACGGGAGATACATTGAAAGTATCTTATATCGGTTATCAAGATTATCGGCAGGTAGTTAAAGCAAGCGATAATTTCTTCCGCATCTCCCTGTCTCCGGATGAGACACAATTGGAGGAAGTGGTGGTAGTAGGATATGGCCAACAGAAGAAAGCTTCGGTGGTGGGTGCCATCGCAACAGTTTCGGTAAAGGAGCTTAAGCAAAGTCCTGTATCCAATGTATCCAATGCCTTAGCCGGGCGATTACCAGGTTTGATTACTGTACAACGTTCCGGTGAGCCAGGGGCGGATCAGGCGACTTTGTATATTCGCGGTATCAGTACATTCGGTTCTGGACAAGACCCGCTCATCTTGATTGATGGTATTGATCGTGGTAAGGAAGGACTTGCCATGATGGAATCTTCGGAAATTGAGAATATCAGTATCTTGAAAGATGCCTCGGCTACAGCTGTATATGGTGTACGTGGTGCGAATGGTGTGGTACTTGTTACTACCAGGCGCGGTACAGTGGGTAAACCTGTCATTTCCTTCTCGGCCGACTTTGGTCTGCAATCGCCCTCTTCAATGCCCGAACTGGTAGGTGCGTATGATATGGCCGTGTTGACAAATGAAGCTTTGGTGAACAATGGTCAATCTCCCAAATATTCACAGGATCAGTTGAACATATATAAAAGTGGAGGAGGAAATCCTTTCTTGTATCCTGATATTAATTGGTTTGATGAAGTGTTGAAGAAAAATGCTTATATGCAACAGTACAATGCCAGCATTACCGGTGGATCGGAGAAAATGCAATATTTTGTGTCTGCTAATGTGTTGAGACAAGAAGGTATATTCCGCCGTGGTGCTTACAATGATAATTATAGTACTAATGTAAGCTATACCAAGTATAACTTCAGAAGTAACCTTGACTTCCAGTTGAACAATGTTATTTCAGCTAAATTGACCTTGGCAGGTGTAATTGGCGATAAGCGTCGCCCGTCGTCTGGAGTGAACTCCATCTTTGAACGTGCTCGTGTAGCCAGTCCAAATGTGACGCCTATTCGCAATCCGGATGGTACATGGGGGGCTCCTCCTACGACTAACCACAATGTGCTTGCCCATTTGGTATCTCATGGATATTCTAAGGAAGCAGAATCGGCTATTACTGCTACATTGGGTGCTTCCGCCGACTTGTCGGAATGGGTAAAGGGATTGAGTGTGAATGTTGATTTCTCTTTCGACTTCGACAACTTATATACATACGATCACAGAAAAGATGATGATATGTTTACTTTTGGTCCTAATGTTGAAACCTATCCTCATATGGTAATCGGCAGTCCGTTAGGATTTGGAGGAAATATTAATTCCTACAATACCAGATACGTAATTGAGCCCTCTATCCGCTATAACAATACGTTTGGTAGTGATAAACAGCATGCCGTTTCCGGTTTGATATTGATGAATGCACAAGAGAATACCGTACGCGATCAGGAAGTTGCTTATCGCCGTTTAGGAATAGTAGGGCGTGTGACTTATGGTTACAGAGACAAATATTTGGCCGAGGTGAACGCCGGTTACAATGGTTCCGAGAACTTTGCTCCGGGCAATAGATTCGGTTTCTTTCCTTCCGCTTCCGTTGGATGGGTATTTACAGAAGAAGATTGGTTCAAATCAAACAAGGTGTTGGATTACATGAAACTGAGAGCCAGTTATGGTATGGTAGGTAATGATAATATTGGTGGCGAACGCTTCTTCTACGAAAGTCGTTGGGGCGGCGGTGGCGATGCTAAATTCGGTATCAATAAAGGCGGAACAGGAAACGGTGGTGGATTGAAAGAAGTCCGTAACGGAAATCCTGGCTTGACGTGGGAAACCGCTCATAAGTTCAATTTCGGCTTTGACTCCCGTTGGTTTAATAATCGCTTCGAGTGGACCACTGATGTGTTCTATGAAAAAAGAACCAATATCCTTACCAATATAGATATTGTTCCGGCCACCTATGGAGGACCTGCGATTACAGCCAATGCAGGAAAGGTAGAAAATAAAGGTATTGAGCTGGACGGAACATGGCACGAAAGGTTAAACAAAAACTTTGATTATTTTGTAGGTGGTATGTTCTCTTTTGCCCGCAATAAAATACTCGAAAGACCGGAAACTCCGAGAGCTTATCCATACTTGCAGCAGGTAGGCTACCGCGTAGGTCAGGCTAGAGGATTTATCGCTGAAGGATTGTTCCAGTCGGAAGAAGAAATTTTGAGAAGTCCCGCTCAGTTCGGACCTCTTTATCCGGGTAATATCAAGTATGCGGATATCAACGGTGATGGTGTCATAGACGATAATGACCAGCATCCGATAGGATTTACCAATGTTCCTGAAATAATGTACAGTGTGAAAATGGGCTTCAAGTACAAGAATTTTGACTTTAGCTGTCTGTTCCAGGGAGCAGCCAATGTGAACTATGATTTCAGAACCGGTGCCAATATGCCGTTCAATAACGAAAACAGTACACCTATTGTTGAATGGTTAGATCGCTGGACACCGGAGAATCGTGACGCGAGCTTGCCTCGTCTTATCCCTGCGATAGGATCGACAGGTAACGATGGAAACAGAAGCAGTACCTTCTGGTTGAAAAACGGTAACTACATCCGTTTGAAGAATATAGAGATCGGTTATACACTTCCTGATAGTTGGATGAAAGCCATTAGAGGAACTGATGCTCGTCTTTATGTCAATGGAATAAACCTGGTGACTTGGGATAAAGTTCCGGTATATGACCCGGAAAATACAAATGCCAGCTATCCTTTGATGAAAGTAGTCAATGTCGGAGTTAAAGTGTCATTCTAA
- a CDS encoding GDSL-type esterase/lipase family protein, translated as MNIKYFSYFFCLLLGLAVSFYSIPVQGKSENCISKSKWYEGDRYDFKFQGRDAIIVVPQKAATGNPWIWRPAFFDAFPAVDKALLERGFHVVYLDVTNDYASPWAIELGNRFYKEMVENYGLSSKVVMEGFSRGGLYSIVWASRNPDNVACLYLDAPLSDVFTCLKRLHKAAWKTLLKEWNLTEETIDRFDGNPIDNLEPLAKAGVPIISVCGDNDRSVPIEENMMVIRKRYLALGGNVELIIKPGCDHHPHSLEDPQPVVDFIMRQQPEYKKYQHYTIRGSLHNSFIKFERERRGRVAFIGGSITEMVGWKDMMEQQLQQRFPFTAFEFVEAGISSTGSTPGAFRLDNDVLSKGKIDLLFIDGSANDMTNGFTPEEQVRGVEGEIRHALEVNPETDIVLTHFATDGFLPIIAKRQMPDAILNHERVANHYRVSSVNLAQEISERLQDGQFTWKDFGYAHPHPYGQSIYTAAISNLLDAMQREINAESIRRPHDVPTMQLDPYSYTKGHFIPLSRARIGRGWKIIDDWNPDNKYEKRKGFVHIPMLEATRPGDRLTLLFKGRAIGIFCVCGPAAGILEYSVDNAPFKKLDTYTAWSSALYIPWVYMLETELKDTEHTLRLRISSDKNPRSLGTECQIRNFVVNK; from the coding sequence ATGAACATAAAATATTTTTCTTATTTCTTCTGCCTGCTTTTGGGGCTGGCAGTATCTTTTTACTCAATTCCCGTTCAGGGGAAAAGTGAAAACTGTATTTCTAAAAGCAAATGGTACGAAGGGGACCGTTATGATTTCAAATTCCAAGGGCGTGATGCTATTATTGTTGTACCCCAAAAAGCAGCTACCGGTAATCCGTGGATATGGCGTCCGGCTTTCTTCGATGCATTTCCAGCTGTTGATAAAGCTCTGTTGGAAAGAGGCTTCCACGTGGTTTACTTGGATGTTACAAATGATTATGCCAGTCCATGGGCTATTGAATTGGGCAACCGTTTCTACAAGGAAATGGTGGAGAATTACGGGCTTTCTTCTAAAGTAGTAATGGAAGGATTTAGTCGAGGAGGACTCTATTCCATTGTTTGGGCTTCCCGAAATCCGGATAATGTTGCTTGCCTCTACCTTGACGCACCGCTCAGTGATGTATTTACTTGCTTGAAGAGACTCCATAAAGCGGCATGGAAAACTTTATTGAAAGAATGGAATCTGACAGAAGAAACCATTGACCGCTTCGACGGCAATCCTATAGACAATTTGGAGCCATTGGCTAAAGCGGGTGTGCCTATTATCAGTGTGTGTGGAGATAACGATCGGAGTGTACCGATTGAGGAGAATATGATGGTGATACGTAAACGTTACTTGGCATTGGGTGGAAATGTAGAATTGATAATAAAGCCGGGATGCGATCACCATCCGCATAGTCTTGAAGATCCTCAACCTGTGGTCGATTTTATTATGCGTCAACAGCCGGAGTATAAGAAATACCAGCACTATACCATTCGTGGCAGTTTGCACAACTCGTTCATTAAGTTTGAACGGGAACGTCGGGGAAGGGTGGCTTTTATCGGTGGATCTATCACAGAGATGGTGGGGTGGAAAGACATGATGGAGCAACAGTTACAACAGCGTTTCCCTTTTACGGCTTTTGAGTTTGTAGAAGCTGGCATCAGTTCTACGGGAAGTACTCCCGGAGCCTTCCGTTTGGACAACGACGTATTGTCGAAAGGTAAGATAGACTTGTTGTTCATTGATGGATCAGCAAACGATATGACAAACGGTTTTACGCCCGAGGAGCAGGTGCGGGGAGTGGAGGGAGAAATCCGTCATGCTTTGGAAGTTAATCCGGAAACGGATATCGTGTTGACTCATTTTGCAACGGACGGCTTCCTGCCTATCATTGCTAAACGGCAGATGCCGGATGCTATTTTAAATCACGAGCGGGTGGCAAATCATTATCGGGTGTCGTCCGTCAATTTGGCACAAGAGATTTCAGAACGGTTGCAGGATGGGCAGTTTACTTGGAAAGATTTTGGATACGCACATCCTCATCCTTATGGGCAATCTATTTATACTGCAGCCATCAGTAATTTGCTGGACGCCATGCAGAGGGAAATAAATGCTGAAAGTATACGCCGGCCGCATGATGTTCCTACCATGCAACTCGATCCATACAGTTACACCAAAGGGCATTTTATCCCTCTCAGTCGTGCGCGTATCGGTCGTGGATGGAAGATTATAGACGATTGGAATCCGGACAATAAATATGAAAAGCGAAAAGGATTTGTACATATTCCCATGCTGGAAGCAACACGTCCGGGCGATCGGTTGACACTTCTTTTCAAAGGAAGGGCTATCGGGATTTTTTGTGTTTGCGGACCGGCGGCAGGTATACTGGAATATAGTGTGGATAATGCACCGTTCAAGAAACTGGATACTTATACAGCATGGAGTTCAGCCCTGTATATTCCGTGGGTATATATGTTAGAGACAGAGTTGAAGGACACTGAGCATACATTGCGCTTGCGTATCTCGTCCGACAAAAATCCCCGTTCGTTGGGCACGGAATGTCAAATAAGGAACTTTGTGGTTAATAAATAA
- a CDS encoding glycoside hydrolase family 30 protein — translation MRFVNIIILFLLGGTVSAQKVEWYVTTQTSPWVKQKIKSERTTIGEEIVLDPTQRLQLITGIGGCFNEMGWDALNALSTGDREAVLQAIFGKEGACFDYCRLPMGANDFAMSFYSSADIAEDFNLVNFNIDRDRYILIPYIKAARQVNPDLRIWASPWCPPVWMKTNNHYASAVRPSGEADVNGLLPGETIAEFSTGFRMEEGYLKTYADYFARFIKAYEAEGLPLECIHVQNEPCSNQVFPSCKWRTEDLTFFLGHYLGPTFEKENIQTDIYFGTINTANPDYVRVALKDEQAAKYIKGVGFQWDGKKAIPTIHREYPELRLMQTETECGNGANTWDYAEYTWNLMKHYFSNGINSYHYWNMILPSPGISPWGWNQNSMVSIDKKKQTVTYNPEFYLMKHLGHFVRTGAYRLETPSDKNMLAFVNQDGTVSVIVANVTDAEETMSLEIGGQKVTLTLPPHSFHTVSWKK, via the coding sequence ATGAGGTTCGTAAATATTATTATACTATTCCTGTTAGGAGGAACCGTTTCAGCGCAGAAAGTCGAGTGGTATGTTACCACTCAGACTTCTCCGTGGGTGAAGCAGAAGATAAAATCAGAGCGGACAACTATCGGAGAAGAAATAGTGCTTGACCCGACTCAACGCTTACAGTTGATTACAGGTATAGGCGGCTGCTTCAATGAAATGGGTTGGGACGCACTGAATGCATTATCGACCGGAGATCGTGAGGCTGTTCTTCAAGCTATATTTGGTAAAGAAGGGGCTTGTTTTGATTATTGTCGTCTTCCGATGGGAGCCAATGACTTTGCTATGAGTTTCTACTCTTCGGCTGATATTGCGGAGGACTTTAATCTGGTGAATTTCAATATTGACCGTGACCGATATATTCTGATTCCTTATATTAAGGCTGCCCGTCAGGTAAATCCTGACCTGCGTATTTGGGCTTCTCCCTGGTGCCCTCCGGTATGGATGAAGACAAATAATCATTATGCTTCCGCTGTTCGTCCGTCGGGAGAAGCAGATGTGAACGGGCTTTTGCCGGGAGAAACAATCGCTGAATTTAGTACCGGTTTCCGGATGGAAGAAGGGTATCTGAAGACGTATGCCGATTATTTTGCACGCTTCATTAAAGCCTACGAGGCAGAAGGATTACCGCTGGAATGTATCCATGTGCAGAATGAACCTTGCTCCAATCAGGTGTTCCCCAGTTGTAAATGGCGTACGGAAGATTTGACATTCTTCTTGGGACATTATCTGGGACCGACTTTTGAAAAAGAAAATATCCAAACAGATATTTATTTTGGAACCATTAATACGGCCAATCCGGATTATGTGCGTGTTGCCTTGAAGGACGAGCAGGCTGCTAAATACATAAAGGGAGTGGGCTTCCAGTGGGATGGGAAAAAGGCTATTCCAACCATTCATCGTGAATATCCTGAATTAAGGCTGATGCAAACTGAAACAGAATGTGGCAACGGAGCAAATACATGGGATTATGCCGAATATACATGGAATCTGATGAAGCATTATTTCAGTAATGGTATCAATTCTTATCATTATTGGAATATGATTCTTCCTAGTCCGGGTATCAGTCCTTGGGGCTGGAATCAGAATTCGATGGTTTCCATTGATAAGAAGAAACAGACCGTGACGTATAATCCGGAGTTCTATCTAATGAAGCATTTAGGGCATTTTGTGCGTACGGGTGCCTATAGACTGGAAACACCGTCAGATAAAAATATGCTGGCTTTTGTAAATCAGGATGGCACTGTCAGTGTTATTGTTGCTAATGTAACTGATGCGGAAGAGACGATGAGTCTTGAAATAGGGGGACAGAAAGTTACATTAACTCTACCACCTCACTCTTTCCATACAGTAAGCTGGAAGAAATAA
- a CDS encoding family 43 glycosylhydrolase produces the protein MKKKFYPIFALFLAGFMFSCQSSKSNSAKEEVTGIDSMAPNPFITHMYTADPSAHVWADGRLYVYASHDIDPPRGCDLMDRYHVFSTDDMVHWKDHGEILNSSQVPWGRKEGGFMWAPDCAYKDGTYYFYFPHPSETKTDKSWKIGVATSKEPAANFTVQGYIEGMDPLIDPCVFVDDDGQAYIYNGGGGICKGGKLKDNMVELDGEMKDMEGLEDFHEATWIHKYNGKYYLSYSDNHDENWNDGVKGDNRMRYAISDNPLGPWKAMGIYMEPTDSYTNHGSIVKYKGEWFAFYHNSALSNHDWLRSICVDKLYYNEDGTIQMVKQRK, from the coding sequence ATGAAAAAGAAGTTTTATCCGATTTTTGCTTTGTTCCTGGCGGGATTTATGTTCTCCTGTCAATCTTCTAAAAGTAACTCGGCGAAAGAGGAAGTTACCGGGATTGACAGTATGGCTCCGAATCCGTTTATCACGCACATGTATACAGCCGATCCTTCGGCACATGTATGGGCGGACGGACGTTTGTATGTATATGCTTCGCATGATATAGATCCTCCGCGTGGTTGCGACTTGATGGACCGTTACCATGTGTTCTCTACAGACGACATGGTACATTGGAAAGATCATGGTGAGATATTGAATTCATCACAAGTCCCTTGGGGACGCAAAGAGGGTGGATTCATGTGGGCTCCCGACTGTGCCTACAAAGATGGTACGTACTATTTTTACTTTCCGCACCCCAGTGAAACCAAAACAGACAAGAGTTGGAAGATTGGTGTGGCCACCAGTAAGGAACCGGCTGCTAACTTTACCGTGCAGGGCTATATAGAAGGGATGGATCCGTTGATTGATCCTTGTGTATTTGTGGATGATGACGGTCAGGCGTACATTTATAACGGAGGCGGAGGAATTTGTAAAGGTGGTAAGCTGAAAGATAATATGGTTGAACTGGATGGTGAAATGAAAGATATGGAAGGTTTGGAAGATTTCCATGAAGCCACATGGATTCATAAATATAATGGGAAATATTATCTTTCTTATTCAGACAACCATGATGAAAACTGGAATGACGGTGTGAAAGGGGATAATCGTATGCGCTATGCCATCAGTGACAATCCGCTCGGCCCCTGGAAAGCTATGGGTATCTATATGGAGCCTACGGATAGCTATACCAATCATGGTTCTATCGTAAAGTATAAAGGTGAGTGGTTTGCATTCTATCACAACAGTGCTTTGTCCAATCATGATTGGTTACGTTCTATTTGTGTAGATAAACTCTACTACAATGAGGATGGAACCATTCAAATGGTAAAACAAAGAAAATGA
- a CDS encoding glycosyl hydrolase family 95 catalytic domain-containing protein, with translation MWNKKILYFALVCIASLGVCAQPVIRQVHSNRFPATYSKWQEALLAGNGKMGIMVFGNPLHETVVFTDRFFNFPGVKSRTFAEVPRDTLDLIKKYCAIGKFKEANDLAVRTSHWHDGGEGGRHPGFVLNIDMDADGEIKDYRRICNYETGEIIVRWSDDRGEWERRSFVSRDANVSVFELQAPASGGLSCAVSLQMLEEMNFPKGMKVNSLHAKDYLNIRVNYAPPMDAEGYEGGIRVKQSGGSSFLRNDTLYIQNASKVLLLARTEKYATDCMAEWDKGLLKEALNKIKPDYKSLVKAHKAIHAAIFNRVKMDLGASPAERLLSNEELLEKQKQTDSPVLALWERIFYAGRYHFLSSGNELTPPDLLGIWTGDCNAGWGGYYHLDANLNLQVSGGNIGAMPEVMEGYFHLNEVWRKDFEINATKLLGCRGMLACGNTPGLSSGLMASINDFYPYHYATGEEAWLLYPFWEHYLITEDKEFLKDRLFPLLKSMGDFYEDFLKYKDGEGHYIITGSVSPENQPSNLRVSLLNNSAFDLSGARFLLSTLIKVCNLLNEEQGVNGGKARWQSLLDALPPYQINEDGAIKEWGWPGLAESYNHRHSSHLMMVWPYREFSEGRTPELYKAAHRALQMRDRHNYENAGHGFLHAALIAAGLHDDASLKNKLLTLTQKDFYFNSLSTAHYPNFGTFCTDVCHAVPGVLIEMLVGSDEEGIELLPALVDGIERGCINGIKARCGVTVEQLSWNLSDKKIYVKLCSTKDRKIRLKFGQWYDEAISLRGGRVEKVTITY, from the coding sequence ATGTGGAATAAGAAGATACTATACTTCGCTTTGGTTTGTATAGCATCGTTGGGAGTATGTGCCCAACCAGTTATACGTCAGGTTCATTCCAACCGCTTTCCTGCAACTTATAGTAAGTGGCAGGAAGCCTTGCTAGCCGGTAATGGTAAGATGGGAATCATGGTTTTTGGAAACCCTCTGCATGAAACGGTTGTTTTCACTGACCGTTTCTTCAACTTCCCTGGTGTAAAGTCACGTACATTTGCCGAAGTACCTCGTGATACACTCGATTTAATAAAGAAATATTGTGCTATCGGAAAGTTTAAGGAAGCTAATGATTTAGCTGTACGTACTTCCCATTGGCATGATGGAGGAGAAGGCGGTAGGCATCCCGGCTTTGTGCTCAATATTGATATGGATGCGGATGGGGAAATAAAAGACTACCGTCGCATCTGTAATTATGAAACCGGAGAAATAATAGTTCGGTGGAGTGACGACCGTGGAGAATGGGAGCGTCGGTCATTTGTTTCCCGCGATGCCAATGTTTCGGTATTCGAACTGCAAGCACCTGCTTCCGGTGGCCTGAGTTGCGCAGTCAGTTTGCAAATGCTTGAAGAGATGAATTTCCCGAAAGGAATGAAAGTGAATAGCCTGCATGCGAAAGATTATCTGAATATCCGTGTGAACTATGCTCCGCCAATGGATGCGGAAGGTTATGAAGGGGGGATTCGGGTAAAGCAGTCGGGCGGTTCCAGTTTTTTACGTAATGACACTTTATATATACAGAACGCTTCGAAAGTACTCTTGCTGGCACGTACCGAAAAGTACGCTACGGATTGTATGGCGGAGTGGGATAAAGGTTTACTGAAAGAAGCATTGAATAAGATAAAACCGGATTATAAATCTCTTGTGAAGGCTCATAAGGCTATACATGCCGCAATCTTCAACCGTGTGAAGATGGACTTGGGCGCATCTCCTGCCGAACGATTGCTATCTAATGAAGAATTATTGGAAAAACAGAAACAAACGGATTCACCTGTGCTGGCATTGTGGGAAAGGATTTTCTATGCAGGAAGATATCATTTCTTGTCTTCCGGCAATGAACTGACACCTCCTGATTTATTAGGAATCTGGACAGGTGATTGTAATGCGGGATGGGGAGGTTATTATCATTTGGATGCAAACCTGAACTTGCAGGTCAGTGGCGGAAATATTGGTGCTATGCCCGAAGTGATGGAGGGATATTTTCATCTGAATGAGGTTTGGCGGAAAGATTTTGAAATCAATGCTACTAAACTACTAGGCTGTCGCGGTATGCTGGCCTGTGGCAATACCCCCGGGCTTTCTTCTGGATTGATGGCTTCTATCAATGATTTCTATCCATATCATTATGCTACGGGTGAGGAAGCCTGGCTGCTTTATCCTTTTTGGGAGCACTACCTGATAACGGAAGATAAAGAGTTTCTGAAGGACCGCTTGTTTCCTTTACTGAAAAGTATGGGAGATTTCTATGAAGACTTCTTGAAGTATAAGGATGGGGAAGGGCATTACATTATTACTGGTTCTGTTTCACCGGAAAATCAACCGTCAAACTTGCGTGTGTCTTTGCTGAACAACTCCGCTTTTGATCTTTCCGGAGCTCGCTTTTTATTGTCTACCTTAATTAAAGTATGTAATTTATTGAATGAAGAACAGGGCGTCAATGGTGGTAAGGCTCGTTGGCAAAGTCTGTTGGATGCACTGCCTCCTTACCAGATTAATGAAGATGGGGCCATCAAGGAGTGGGGCTGGCCGGGCTTGGCTGAGAGTTATAACCATCGGCATTCCAGCCATTTGATGATGGTGTGGCCTTATCGTGAATTCTCGGAAGGCAGGACTCCGGAACTTTATAAAGCAGCTCATAGGGCTTTGCAGATGCGAGACCGTCATAATTATGAGAATGCGGGACATGGATTCCTGCATGCGGCTTTGATTGCCGCAGGGTTGCATGATGATGCTTCTTTAAAAAATAAGTTGCTGACGCTGACTCAAAAAGACTTTTACTTTAATAGCCTGTCTACGGCACATTACCCGAATTTCGGAACTTTTTGTACAGATGTCTGCCATGCAGTACCGGGTGTGTTGATAGAGATGCTGGTGGGGTCGGATGAAGAAGGCATTGAACTGTTGCCTGCTTTGGTGGATGGCATTGAACGTGGCTGTATCAATGGAATAAAAGCACGATGCGGAGTGACGGTGGAACAGCTCTCGTGGAACCTTTCCGATAAAAAGATATATGTCAAGCTCTGTTCTACAAAAGACCGGAAAATAAGATTGAAATTTGGGCAATGGTATGATGAAGCCATTTCATTGCGAGGTGGAAGAGTTGAGAAGGTTACAATCACTTACTGA